GGTGCCAAGCATAAAAATGTGCAAGAGAAATACATTCAGATCTCtctttaatcaaattttctactgaaaagaaagaaagaaaaggatggTCAATTTAACAAACAGGATAAAATTGTAGCCGAAGTCACACATGAGTAAAACCATCTTTTCAAGTGCTCTGaggaattttcaatttgaaaattgaatgagAATTGTAGAGCGCCACAAGGTCCTTAGCTTCTTCAATCTTGGAAACTTCAATCAATCCATCAACTACACGCTGCACCTCCTCTGCAAGAAAAACTAATCCATTATCAAAGGACTCCTTGCACAGTCGAAGTCCAGAATCAAAATCACCCTTCTCGCAATACAAGGGGAGAAGCGTCCTGTAGATCGATGCATTTGGATTAACTTCGTTGTCCTTCAATTTGTAATACCATTGTTTGGCTTGCTCCAAATCTCCATCTTCACAAAAGCCTTCAATCAGAATATAGTAACTGTCCACATTTGGCTTGATTGCCTTCTCCTCCATTTCAGCTAGCAACTGAATCCCATCTTGAATTCTCTTCTCTAGAACCATTCTTTGCAACCTCGCATTGTAACTTATTAGATCAGGAGCAATGTTCTTGTTCTCCATCCTAGCCCACATGCTTTCCCCGTCTAAAAACTGGCCCTTACTGTAGAGTGCAGTTAAAAGCGTATTGAATGTAACCAAATTTGGCTCCGTTCCATTCTTCTCCATGTCATTGAAGAACAAGATGGCTTTATCCAAAGCGCCCATTTTGCAGTACGCATTGATAACAATGTTATACGATACCACATCTGCTTCTATCGAAACTTCCTGTGGTACCTCCCTAAAAATCGTTTCAAGTTGATCGAATTCCTTGGAATTAGCACAAGGTACCTCCCTAAACATCGTTTCAAGTTGCTCGAATTCCTTGGAATTAGCACAAGAAGTCAAAAGGGCATTAAAAGACTTAACAGTCCGCTCGCAATTAAGTTCAGGCAATTCATCGAACAACTTGCGTGCATGAGAGAACATGCCCGCTTTCCCATACAGCTTAATGAGGCGGATCGCGAAaccttcttctttaatttcctCATACTTCTTCTGGGCTTCTATAATATCTTCAATCATGGAAAATTTTTTATGGATAGCAAGAAGGCGAACTGTAGAAAAATAGGTATCGTTCTTGCGGCGGAATTTTTCGGATTCGGAGTTCTTTATGAACCTTTTAACGAGCTTTTGAAGACCTTGTTCGGAGGTGAGAGGAGTTGCGGCCGTGgatttgttgcattttttgGTAGCTGAAGGAGGCGAGGGGTTGGGTTTGTTGACTCTGGGTGTGGGGGAACGAGAATAGTTGAAGATGCCATGGAGACGACGGGAGAGGGAAGAGGAAAACATTTTTCTCAACAGAAGAGAAACAGGGGATTTAGAGTTTAGAGTTTAGAGGTTAAAGGTGTGTAATAAGGGACGGGCTTTACCATTAAACTAAAACGAGCCTGGAGCCTCATTCAGAGAAAGTACTTCAGGTAGAAATAGATCTTTGGAAGATAAGATAGCTACTGAAGCTTTCAGTTCGTAGAGAAGGTCGAACACAAGAAGCTGAAACTCAGTTAGAGCAGTTAACCGACTCTACAAAATCATTTGCAAGTGGAGAAGAGCATGCATGAGATGTAACTGTTGAGCATATTCTTGATCCTCAACTGCATATTGCTTTGAGAGCTATTGGTTTGGAAGATTCAACTCCGAACATATCTAGAAGTCAAGAAACGTTAAAGCCACCGCCAAAAGTTAGCACTGATAAGATGGAAACAAAGTTGGAAAGAAGTCAACTGAAGGAACGTATCAAAGCAGAGAATGTGAAGGCAGTGAACTTGAAACGTTTGGGAAAGCAAGCTGAGGCCTTAGATCCTTGCGGAGAGCCAAACTctgaaaaaaagtttgaatgtCTTAGTATCGAATTAAGAACAAGTTGTGTGCCATTTTGaattcttcttccaattaatTCTTAATATTGGTACACTGTCATTTGAAAATGTACCATCATTGATCTCAATTCATTCTCATGCTACAGTTATGTCATAATTCTGTTGAGTCATAACAATGAAATTATTCTACCATTAGTTTCATTCTCATCCTGGTATCAAGAGTTCtaaaaaaatgacttttttcttaattcacgATCcataatcaagaaaaatacattcaGATCCCTCTTCAATCAAATTTCCcactgaagaagaaaaagatggtCAATTTAACAAACAGTATAAAATTGAAGCCGAAGTCACATAGAAGTAAAACCATCTTTTCAAGTGCTGTTCTGAGgcaatttcaatttgaattttaaattattcttagAATTGTAGAGCTCCACAAGGTCCTTTGCTTCTTCAATCTTGGAAACTTCAGCCAATCCATTAACCACACGCTGCACCTCCGCTGTATGAAAAACGAATCCTTTATCAATGGCCTCCTTGCACAGCTGAAGTCCAGAATCAAAATCACCTTGCTCGCAAAGCAAGGGGAGAAGTATCCTGTAAGTCGTTGCAATTGGATCAACTTCACTCTCCTTCAATTTGTAATACCATTTTTTGGCTTCCTCCAAATCCCCATCTTGACAAAAGcccttaatcaaaatattgtaaCTGTACACATCTGGCTTAATTTCCTTCTCCTCCATTTTAGCTAGCAACTCAATCCCATCTTGAATTCTCTTCTCCAGAACCATTCCTCGCAGCCTCGCATTGTAACTTACTAGATCAGGAGCAATGTTCTTGTTTTCCATCGTAGCCCACACCCTTTCTCCATCAAAGAACTGACCCTTTCTATAGAGTGCAGTTAAAAGCGTATTGAATGTAACCAAATTTGGCTCCATTCCATTCTTCTCCATGTCATGGAAGAACAAGATGGCTTTATCCAAAGCGTCCATCTCGCAGAAAGCATTGATAACAATATTATACGATATCACATCTGCTTTTATCGAAACTTCCTGCGGTACCTCCCTAAAAATCTTTTCAACTTGATCTAACTCCTTGGACTTAACACAAGAAGCCAAAAGGGAATTAAAAGACTTAACAGTCCGCTCGCAATTTAGTTCGGGCAATTCATCGAACAACTTGCGCGCATGAGAGAACATGCCCGCTTTCCCATACAGCTTAATGAGGCGGGTCGCAAAACCTTCTACTTTAATATCCTCATACTTCTTCTGGGCTTCTATAATATCTTCAATCAGGGAAAATTTTTTACGGACAGCAAGAAGGCGAACTGTGGAATCATAAGTGCCTTTCTGGTGGCGGAATCGTTGGGACTCGGTGTTCTTAATGAACTTGTCAACGATGTTTTGAAGATGTTCTTCGGCGGTGAGAGGAGTTGCGGCGGTGGATTTGTTGCATTTTTGGGTAGCTGAAGAAGGAAGCGAGGGGTTAGATTTGTTGAATCTGGATGTGGGGGAACGAGAATGGTTGAAGATGCCATGGAGACGGCGGGAGAGGGAAGAGGAAAACATCTTTTTCAACTAAGAGAAACAGAGGGTTTAGAGTTTAGAGGTAAAAGGTGTGTAATAAGGGACGTGCTTTACCAGAAACAAAAACGACGGCGTTCTGGTTGTTTAATGGCCCATTTTTGTATAATACTTGGCCTCCCATAACTCCAAACAACTTTTTAAGCAAAATCAGTTTTAAGTTTCATTTAGATATATGGCAAATAGGGATattcttttgatttattaCACTAAATTAGTTCGAATCTAGATAAACTACAATTTATTGTCTCAAATTAATTAgctttaattgtttaaaatttagactttGGAGTCAATTTAAGAAGGAAGGCACTGCCCTTAGAAGAAAAGGGGGCATTGATGAAGCTGAGGAAGTTTTGAGAAGAGCAAAGGTGCTGGAGATCCAAATGGATGAACTGGATACTCCAAAACCAAAAGGTGTGTGGTTGATGTCACTGAGGATGACAAGTCTGAAGTTCTTAGAGCATTGGAAGGAGATGATTTGCGAGACCCTGTGGAGGATGTGGAGATACGTAATGTACCATCACTCATCTCAATTCGTTCTCATTCCACAATTGTGTCGTAGTTCTGTAAAGTCagaataatgaaattattctTTCATTAGTTTCATTCTCATCCAGGTGccaaaagttacaaaaaaacTTTCTTCCTAATTGACGATCCATAAtaagcattaaaaaaaaaaaactcaagaaaaatacattcaGATCCCTCTTCAATCAAATTTCccattgaagaagatgaaaaggaTGGTCAATTTAACAAACAGTTTAAAATTGAAGCCGAAGTCACACAGAAGTAAAACCATCTTTTCAAGTGCTGTTCTGAGgcaatttcaatttgaattttaaattattcttagAATTGTAGAGCTCCACAAGGTCCTTTGCTTCTTCAGTCTTGGAAACTTCGGCCAATCCATCAACCACACGCTGCACCTCCGCTGTATGAAAAACGAATCTTTTATTAATGGCTTCCTTGCACAGCTGAAGTCCAGAATCAAAATCACCCTTCTCGCAAAGCAAGGGGAGAAGTGTTCTGT
This DNA window, taken from Cucumis sativus cultivar 9930 chromosome 6, Cucumber_9930_V3, whole genome shotgun sequence, encodes the following:
- the LOC116404521 gene encoding pentatricopeptide repeat-containing protein At1g55890, mitochondrial-like, with product MFSSSLSRRLHGIFNHSRSPTSRFNKSNPSLPSSATQKCNKSTAATPLTAEEHLQNIVDKFIKNTESQRFRHQKGTYDSTVRLLAVRKKFSLIEDIIEAQKKYEDIKVEGFATRLIKLYGKAGMFSHARKLFDELPELNCERTVKSFNSLLASCVKSKELDQVEKIFREVPQEVSIKADVISYNIVINAFCEMDALDKAILFFHDMEKNGMEPNLVTFNTLLTALYRKGQFFDGERVWATMENKNIAPDLVSYNARLRGMVLEKRIQDGIELLAKMEEKEIKPDVYSYNILIKGFCQDGDLEEAKKWYYKLKESEVDPIATTYRILLPLLCEQGDFDSGLQLCKEAIDKGFVFHTAEVQRVVNGLAEVSKIEEAKDLVELYNSKNNLKFKLKLPQNST
- the LOC105436041 gene encoding pentatricopeptide repeat-containing protein At1g55890, mitochondrial — protein: MGALDKAILFFNDMEKNGTEPNLVTFNTLLTALYSKGQFLDGESMWARMENKNIAPDLISYNARLQRMVLEKRIQDGIQLLAEMEEKAIKPNVDSYYILIEGFCEDGDLEQAKQWYYKLKDNEVNPNASIYRTLLPLYCEKGDFDSGLRLCKESFDNGLVFLAEEVQRVVDGLIEVSKIEEAKDLVALYNSHSIFKLKIPQST